The Malus domestica chromosome 17, GDT2T_hap1 genome contains the following window.
TTTTTTTCATAACGACTTGTAGTTTAAGTAGTTAACAATATTTATTAGTCTCGTAGTCagatatttaataaataaaaccttCTAACACTATCTAGTTAAAAAAACGATTAATATGAAAGACTTGGTTGAATGATATTTTCAAAATCTAATCAATCAAGAAAATCTAATGCAGATTCATTGGTTGAAGGTTACAAAATTGTGAAATCCCAAGTTTCGTTTTtacaaatctatcatttgacaaaaaaaaaaaaaaaaaaaaatttacgttATTTGATTTAGTTCTGTCATGAAACACATTTTTACAATCTTACTTTACGTTATACTCAAACTCATTACATTTGTGATAgtgaaaatataatttctttttataaatagAGAGAATGACATCTTCATGCTTGAAGTTCTGacattaacaaagaaaataccactaaatcaaaatattaatttgtattttatcattcaatttcatttcatatcaatcaacattaGATCTTAAAAGTATggttaattttcttctttttgaaaTTAATGGTTGATCTTTttgaaatgcttttaaaataactaaaagctCTTTTGTTCTTAaaatttttggaaccaattcttagtaaaatgacaaaaagccttttattgctttatgcaagaagcacataactattACTTCTTGTAGGAAGTATTTTAAAcgctattttaaaaatatatcaaGTCATTTTGGTATTGTCGTGTGTTTCAATTTCTTTCACTTGACTATGCGTGATGGACTCGGAATACTTATGCAGTGACCTCCTCGTTGAAGATGATAGTGTTAGATGCTAGATAGAAAACAAAATTTATGTGATCTTTCCCACTTTACTGAATCTAAAAGCAAGTTCCTTTTCAGTCTTCACTGTTATAATAGTTTTAGATTGCAGTGACCAAATTTTATGTCATCTGGCAATTGatattttggtttaaattttgaggGAGTTGGTTGATTATGTTGTTGTTGCTTAAACCAGTTATGTTGAGAAAGATCAATCTACAAATAAACTTGCATGAATGATTTCACTCACCACCGGCGAAAACATTGCCAAGAAGGCTGTTTTTGCAGTTCGTGGGATTCTGCCCAGTTCTAGCATATCCTGTTTTTTGCGGCACCAATGTCGGAGATAAAAGAGCCTGAAGTCATTCGATAAAATTTTGTATGTCGGTCTTTGTTTGTTTCCATTTTGTGTTTTCGATTTGTACGTGAAATTTAGGTCATAATTTGggatgcaaaggttatgttgaGCTTCTTATTGGAAAATTATATGAGTCTCATATGTGATTTTTGTTTGGAAATTGAAGCATTCAGGACCGTAAAGCTTCCCAGCGGTGTCAAGATTCTAGGTACAGATTGTGCAGATTAATTCATGCGACTCCAAATGAATGGTTTTGGGGGCATTTGAGCTCTGAATGTTGAAAATCGGTACATCGGCATTCTCTTTGTATAAAATGTCATATAAATGTATATTCAATGGAGATGTATgtttattatattatataacaaGTTAACTTGCTTAAtacaagaaaaaataaaaagtatgtaCTCGCAAACCGAGTGTCATCGAAAGTCCTGATGCAGTTTGAAACGTCATCACAAGTTTAATTACAACATATGGCCCTCAATATTAGGTGCATAAATCTCTATATTTGCCCCTATTTTTAAGTAACAGATGCAAATGTTTCGGCCTCTGCTTGTTCATTTTATGGTTCCACCAATATTaatatctgattttttttttttcaacaaagacTGTATGAAAGATGTGGTAATTAATTAGTCAAGTAGTGTGGGTTTAGTTCGCAGACCTTCCATAATGCAAAGTCTGCAGCCTTCTTGAATCAACATAATGGGATGGTGACACGCTCCGATCCCGATGTCTGGAGGATAGCGGGATGGCCACATGCTGACTAACACCTAACGGTGATGCaagccatttaatgaatgcatatgccgAGAACATGAGAAACATGCATAAAAAATTTGCGCGAACTACGTAATGTAATATTCAGATAAACCTtaccaaaataatataataatattcagCTGTCAATAAAATGatagtgataatgcatgacatgttcagagcatacatctAATTCAGAATACAAGCGGAAGGTATAACAGAAGGTGCTATTCAAAGTGATGTCAAGAGCAGAGGATGACACAGAATCACTGGTAGGGCAATGCCTCGTAACTCGGATCGTATGCTCGTTCCTAGGTcttgagggggcgcaaaacaaaatatgagtgaaccaagttgatatataaataGTACTAAAACAGTTATTCAACAATGTACTGACCCcaagtttatgaaaactcaatagcataataagtaataggttttccgaaaactctagcatgccataaaactttaaaaaaaaattatatatagtGTGCTTAATAGTGGTATCATAATCGCCCGAAGGCCCTACATCACCCAACCGAAGccatatataaatatcttccGATCGAAGCCATCTACCAACGCCCGGCCGAAGCCATCTACAAATGCCTGGCCTAAGCCATATATAAGTATCTTCTGCCCGTAGGTACatagtgaccactagataagcacaaaaccattgaacataatatttccaaaatatatctcATCGGAGCTCAATAGCCcaaacatcatatcataaatcaTATTTATAAATATCTCAGTAAATGTATCTAGTAAAACATGATATAACATAAAGCGTAaatccaatttactcataaacatttcataaaacgtagtcataaaatcatgtttttcatgtatgcatttctaatagtaaaatatgcattttagaaggggtccactcatagaTAATCCGTAGTCGAAAAGCCGTGCAAAATAGGAAGGACGGAAACGCCAGTAACAaacgcacctaagcacataaaatgtccaattaataaaactttaccataacaattgaattttagAAAATGGATGTTATAAACGGATTCAGGACGTTGAAAAACATACAGGGGAACCTCGGGCACCCTCACACGCAGCCACGAGGCGGTGGCCCGAATGGCCATGCGCTGTCGCACGAGCAGATTTAGGTTGTCAGAAAGTTGGTTGAAAAAGTCAATTGCACCGCCGTGGATGGTGGCGGATACGCATGTGCTCCACGCATAGGCCAAGACAGCGCCCACGTGCAGGCCCACGCACAAACCCACGCGCCAACTGGGTTCTAGGATGTTTCTAGGTTTGGGCCGTAGGCTGGGTTGGGTCGGGTTTCATTTCGATTTGGGCTTGTTTCTGGGCTAGGTTCCATGGCCCAAAGACCTGATTTGGATTTTTAGATTAATGGGTTTGGGCTTGGGTTTGAATGAGGTATTAGGCTTGGTAGCCCAGCCCAAAGGTTTTGGCTAGTTCCTGGGATGGGTTTGGATCCAGGTTTGAAGGTTTGGGTCGAGTCGACCCGATTTGAGGCCATGGTTTGGCCGGTTTCTGGGCAAGGTTTCAAATGCCTATAACTTCTTCGATACTCAaccaaatcgagtgattcaaaaacaaaagttttggTACTCACtgtggtttggccagaaaaaCGCCTCGAAAGTGGCGGTGCTCGCCGAAAAACTAGGAAAAGCTACTGCAAGCTATTTTTTGTGTTTAACACGTATGTATAACTTAAAACAAGCTTCGATCTAACCTTAAAACACATCCCAAGGATTTCTAGAAGCTTACCAACGTAGAAAAAGTCTCGAAAGTCAAAGGAGCTTGTCGGAGGAGTGTGCACCGTGACTGCCACGGTGGAGTACCAACTTGGCCTGGGGCTTTCAAGATCACAAGTCCAAGTGGTGGTGGTTTTGTTGCCTCTCAGGTGGAGCTTAGAGATTAGGGGGAGAGtttgcagagaaagagagagttataaaaagaaagtaagaaaatctaaaaatatAGGGAGGGTATCTGGATAGGGTAAGGCTAAGGGGACAAGAACCCTAAGTGGGTCCCCTTGGTTTGCACTTTAAGAGCATAAAAGACGAAACACAAAATATCCGAAAAACGTTCGACGTTAGAACTTAAATCTTCGTTATAAATTTGAACTCGAATCCATTCGTGCCTACGTGTTTGTGGCGATAAGTACGATAAgaataaattaatcaaattcAAACTACGCGTTTCAATGAGATAGTCAACGAAAGTCCACTCAAGggtaatttggtaatttcataAATCCATTAATATGGAAATACAACAAAGTTTGGGACATGGTTTCACAAATGGAGTAGTCGAGGTGGCTAAGAGATGCATAGGCACGTTGGAGCTTCTTCAAGTTCAAGATGGAGTGCTAGATTGGCAGAGGAGAAAGGCATGGTTGTGAAGAATCTTGACTAACTTTAACTTGCAGCATTTTAAGGGACACTAGTGGCTCGTTCACTAAACTGCAATaaaaattggatgaattgaactAATGAGGAATTGGAATGAAGAGGAGTCAGAATTGGATTCATGTTCAAGTTGTTTATTAAAACCTTATGGAATCGAAATAAAATTGGTAAAGATTCCATATAAACGGTTTACTAATTCATTATTAGAATAGAAATGAAAATCAGTATAAGTACTAAAATGCCTTAGTTAAAATAAATTCATTTTATATactaattttttggttaaattcTATATACTAActaatatgaagaaaaaaaataaattaaatgccTCTATTCATTAAATACTAAACATACTTTGAACGTTGACGCCAAAAGGCTTGGTTACAGCTCGGGGACCAAAATACTAGGTATTTTCATTAGAAGGTAAGCCGCAGACGGAGGAGAAATGAGCTACACAGGTTGTTCGATGAGGCGGGGGTTTGGCATAATGATAAGACTGGTATGGAGAAGATTATTGTTGACTATTTCTCAAAGTTATTTGATTCTGTGGGGGAGATAAATGCGGAGGATATTTTGGCTGCGGTTAAGCCGAAGGTGACGGCAGAAATGAATTTAGACCTTATTAGGCCGATCTCGAACGAGGAAATTAAGGTGGCCCTTTTCCAAATGCATCTGTCTAAGGCGCCAGGCCCTGATGGGATGTCACCTGGATTTTATCAAAAGCATTGGGAGGTAGTCAGCAATGATGTGTGTGATGGGGTTATGTACCTTTTGTCATTTGGGAACATGCTCCGAAAAATTAATTATACGCATGTTACGCTGATACCGAAGAAGAGTGACCCTACTTCCATGTCTCAACTGCGTCCGATCAGTTTATGCAATGTGCTTTACAAGATTTGTTCAAAGGTTCTCACCAACAGATTGAAGTTTATATTACCAGAGGTGGTGTCGCCGTCGCAAAGTGCTTTCATTCCTGGGAGATTAATTTCTGATAATTGTTTGGTAGCTGTAGAGATTGCTCATTATATGCATAGGAAGAATAATGGGTGGAACGGGGTGATGGCGTTGAAATTGGATATCAGTAAAGCTTATGATCGTATTGAGTGGAGGTTTTTGGAGCAAATGTTATAGAAATTAGGTTTTGCCGAGGAATGGATTGATTGGATTATGATGTGTATTACTACAGTTTCCTATTCCTTTAAGCTCAATGGGGAACCTGTGGGGTTTGTTAAACCAAAACACAGTATACGGCAGGGTGACCCGTTATCTCCGTTTTTATTTGTGTTATGTGCAGAGGGTTTGTCGGCGTTGCTTGATTCTTGGGAAGCACAAGGGCGCATTTCAAGGCGTTAAGATTTGTAAGGAGGCCTCTAGTGTTCATCATCTTCTGTTTGCGGATGACAGCTTCATCTTTCTTAGGAGTATGCTTCAGGAATGCTTACAGGTAAAAGGATTGTTACGATATTATGAACAAGCGTCTAGGCAGGCTGTGAATCTTACAAAAAGTAGTGTGGCTTTTAGTAGCAACCTCACGGTGTTTAATGCGCAGTTGCTTGCTGATTGTCTTGGAATGGAAAGAGTGGATTTTCATGAACGGTATCTTGGTCTTCCTGTACTGGTGGATCGGTCCAAGAAAGCAACCTTTGCCTATATTAAGGATCGGCTTTGGAAGAAGTTGAATGGATGGCGGGGATTATTGTTGAGTAGTGCAGGTAAagaaattttgataaaattagTTGCTCAAGCAATTCCATTGTATACGATGCAGACGTTCTTGTTGCCCAAAACATTTTGTGATGAGCCCAATCAAATGGTAGCTCAGTTTTGGTGGGGTAGTGCAATGGGCAAGAGGCGGATTCATTGGATGTCGTGGAAAAAATTGTGTAACCCGAAGAGTGAGGGTGGCTTGGGATTTAAGGATTTGTATGCATTTAATTTGGCGTTACTGGCTAAGCAAGGGTGGAGATTACTTCAATATCCTAATTCGTTGGTTGCTTGGATTTTTAAAGCTAAATACTTTCCCTACACAGATTTTTTGCAGGCTCATGTTTCTCCTAATTCCTCTCATTGTTGGAAAAGTGTGGCAGCTTCAAGATTGATTATTCAAAAGGGGGCTCGGTGGAGGGTGGGGGACGGGTTGAGTATCAATGTGTGGGGGGATAGCTAGTTGCCTAGGGACAATTTTTTTAAGGTTTTGAGTCCAATACCATATGGTGTCCATCCTTCACTGACCGTGGCTTCTTTGATGGTGGATAACGAGGGACTACGTTGGAATACTAATCTTATCCAAAGCTGGTTTATGAAGGAGGATGTGTGTTTGATTTTAAGTATACCGTTGAGTCTGTTTCACCCAATGGATTCATTGATCTGGACTAAAGAGTCAAACGGTAATTTTACAACGAAGAGTGCTTATTTTGTGGCACGTACTTGTCATGGGTTGGGTGGAGAGGAGCCGACTGGTTCCACACCAAATGAGGACAAGAAATTTCTGTGGAAAGCTTTGTGGCGTGCAAAGGTACCGGGGAAAGTTAAACTTTGTGTTTGGCGGGGGTGTATGAATGATATGCCATCGATGGTGAATTTGAAGACTCGTCGTGTTATTCTGGAGGATATTTGTGGTTTTTGTCATAAAGAGGCCGAAACAGTTGAGCATGCTTTGTTGCAATGCCCACGTTCAGTTGCCATTTGGTTTGGTAGTCCTTTGGGTATTCGCACATTTCAGGGGATTGAGGATGGTTTCAGTGGGTGGTTGTTAATATGGCTAAACAGGTTTCTTCGGAAAGTTTTGAATTGCTTCTGGTGTTAGTGTGGAGTGTGTGGAAGGTTCGCAATGATGTGTTATGGAACGGAATTGTTTGTTCTCCAATGGATGTTCATCTTAAAGCTCAGACGTGGTTAGCAGAATTTAAGAAATGGAATGTAGCTAACGCACCGGCGGTCTTGGTTCGGGAGGTTAACTGGAAACATCCAGATTTTGGGTGGATAAAGTGTAATTTTAATGCGGCTTGGAAGGAGAATAGTGCATGTGGAGGCTGTGGGGTTGTAGTTCGTAACGCAACAGGGGGTTTCATGGCTGCTCTAGTAAGTAGGGAGGAGGGTATTGGCTCGGCAATGCATGCTGAAGCTGTTGCGGCAAGGACAACAGTTATGTTTCTGCAGCAATGGAGAGAGGCTAAGGTTCATTTAGAAGGTGATGTGTTATTGGTGGTTGCTGCTATTCAGAATGAAGGATCGGCATTACACGGTCATCTGGGGAACCTGTTTCAGGACACAAGACGGCTTTTGCAGCGTTTTGAGCATTGGAGGGTTTCTTTCGGACCGAGAGAGTCCAATAGAGTGGCACATCGTCTTGCAAGGTGGAGTCTTATGCTAAATCATCATATTTCTTGGTTCGAAGAACCTCCTGATGTTATTAATGATTTGTTAATTGAGGATAACCTTCAAATTTAATTGGTGCGGGACACTCTTTTTTCCTTCGATCGGGTTGAAAGCCCCGACAAGGTTTTTATTGAGGCTCATTGTTAGCACCCTATCCTCATTTATGTACGCATTTCTCTATTCAATCAATATCgtactttttcaaaaaaaaaaaaatactaaacatacttaaatttttttaatattattttaattattgttattttattgTTAAACTTCATATTAAACTGGGCAACAGTTAGGGTTTAGGAATAAGTGAGGGTATAATAGGAAGGAAAAATTCATTCCAGTTCTCCCCAAAACCAAGAATTCAAATACCACCTAAACGTAAGCAATTCAATTCTTCTAAATTTTGGAGTTGAATTCAACATTCAAAGTCCCACAACTTGCTGATTCCCAATGTTCGTCAAACATTGAAGTATCAAAGTTCTGTTGTCCAAACAAAGTCTACAATAGTTAGTTTAGGTCATATTTGTTACTATGTCTAATACATAGTCATTGGGTTTTCCAACTCTCATATCCAAACACAACCATATATTACATAATTTAAGGTCCATAATGCAAAGTCTACAGCCTTCTTGAATCAACATAATGGGATGAAGTAGTCGAGGCAGCCGAGAGAGGCATAGGCGTGTTGGAGCGTCTTCAGGTTCAAGATGGGGTGCTGGATTATTGGAGATCGTGGCGGTGGAGAAAGGCGTGGTTGTGAAGAATCTTGACTAACTTTGACTTACAACATTCTAAGGGACACTAGTGGCTCTTTCACTAAACCGTAattaaaattggaagaattgaaCTAATGAACAGTTGGAATAAATAGGAGTCAGAACGAGATacatgttgaagttgtttattAAAACCTTATGGAATCGAAATAAAATTGGTATAGATTCCatataaatggtaaagtacTAAAATGCCTTagttaaaataaatttattttatatactaattttttgttaaattctATATACTAActaatatgaagaaaaaaaaattaaatgcctCTATTCATTAAATACTAAACAcacttaaaatttattttttaatattatttttgacacacctcgaccggaGTTGAGATGTGCtgggccgtcacgtgagggtgacgtagccaagtGCACAACATAAGTGATGGTAATAATAAGAGaatgcaaataaataaataaaaaactaaactaaactTATTTAACTAGAGATAATATGTAAGTGTGTGAAAGTGATCAAGTACCAGATACACACATATCAAGGCATAGGTAAACGAAAGTGCAGTCAAACTAactaagtactaattatacaaacaGGGAAAGGATCCCTACTTTTATTTATGGAAATGTCAGAACCACCGTGTAGTCCTCATGTTGCATCCCATttgattgtaacatcccacatcgaccaacagagagggggtgatgtgccttatatgtacatgcccaccttcatatagcacaaggccttttgggaactcactggattcagattccatcagaactccaaagttaagcgagtctGGATGAGAGCAATCcgaggatgggtgacccaccgggaagttctcgtatgagttccaagaaacaaaataGTGAAGGAATtgtaagcccaaaacggacaatattgtgTTACGGCGGAGccgagactgggatgtgacagaatggtatcagagccactctgctGTGTGGTGCGAATGTGTCAACgaagacgtcgggcccctaatggggggtggattataacatcccacatcgaccaacgaagaaggggtgatgtgccttatatgtacatgcccacctctatatagcacgaggctttttgggaactcattggcttcagattccattggaactccaacGTTAAGTGAGTTTGGGCGAGAACAATCCCAAGATGGgagacccactgggaagttctcgtgtgagttcttagaaacaaaaatgtgagggaatggtaagcccaaagcggacaatatagtATTACGGTGGAGccgagactgggatgtgacaattttaattattgttattttattgTTAAATTTCATATTAAACTGGGCAACGGTTAGGTTTAGGAATAAGTGAGGGTATAATAGAGAGGAAAAGTTCATTCCAATTCTCCCAAAAACTAAGAATTCAAATACCACCTAAACGTAGGCAATCCAATTCCTCTAAATTTTGGAGttgaattcaaaattcaaagtcCCGCAACTTGTTGATTCCCACACTAGTAGGAAAAATGATTTGTGCGACAGACTTTTGCATGACAAAGCAAAATCCACTAGGCAAGGATGTTTTGcacaacgaaaaaaaaaaattttatcgTGTAGCTTGGtgaactttgcgcgacgaacaacTTCATCGCGCAACAGTGTTTGCACGACGAAAAATAGATGTTCGTCGTGCAAAGCCAGCAAGAAAACgcgagtgattttttttttttgcgcgaAATAAATGCACAACGAAGATTTTTCCGCATAACCTTTGTGTGACAAAGTCTTCGTCATGCAAagcttgttttgtttttggggcaGAGCGTTCAAAGCATGGGAATTAAATGACCACTTGTGCGACAAAGGCTTTGTCGTGTAAGTTacagtcagttttgagtcagaGCATTCAATGGATGTGAATAAGAGGAATCTACATTGTAGTTAGTGCGGGTATTTGCGCGAGAAAGCCTTCATCGAGCAAAGGCCCTAACCTTTCTATAAATATGCGCTTCTGCTatccttattcttcacaattctTTTCGTGCTAGGATGAAGGATAAAAACAAGGATCAAAGCGTGCCTGCCACCAATCCGTATGATTTGAGGCAACATGTGGAGTTCGCACATGCGATTGGTGTAGCCATGCGGAATAATTGTCCTACTGCTAAGTGGCGTTCTTGGAAATATGTGCTCGAGAATGTGAAGAAGGTGGTGATGGATGAATTACTCGTAAGTATACTGTTAATGTgtcaataattaattttgtgaaattttttgttatatgttggaattaattatttgcatatatgtataacaatgTAAGTATACTCTTGATGATGATACGAACGGagagttgatgaagttgatgaagGCGGCGTTGAA
Protein-coding sequences here:
- the LOC139193400 gene encoding uncharacterized protein; translation: MAKQVSSESFELLLVLVWSVWKVRNDVLWNGIVCSPMDVHLKAQTWLAEFKKWNVANAPAVLVREVNWKHPDFGWIKCNFNAAWKENSACGGCGVVVRNATGGFMAALVSREEGIGSAMHAEAVAARTTVMFLQQWREAKVHLEGDVLLVVAAIQNEGSALHGHLGNLFQDTRRLLQRFEHWRVSFGPRESNRVAHRLARWSLMLNHHISWFEEPPDVINDLLIEDNLQI